One region of Quercus lobata isolate SW786 chromosome 2, ValleyOak3.0 Primary Assembly, whole genome shotgun sequence genomic DNA includes:
- the LOC115978063 gene encoding protein TRIGALACTOSYLDIACYLGLYCEROL 5, chloroplastic, whose protein sequence is MLANSKRIKTDSDSFWNIWNENSSNKKKNEKKKKKHFPVSKFLHNNPKKAEEIVLGPGGGVGIGCGVGLGFGLVGGVGYGGWPWNHLQLVIGIGIGCGVGVGFGYGQGIGYGFSLESLESYLSKQSSSDSKKRVVIEI, encoded by the coding sequence ATGTTAGCAAACTCCAAACGCATCAAAACTGATTCTGATTCCTTTTGGAATATTTGGAATGAAAACAGTAGcaacaagaaaaagaatgagaagaagaagaagaagcatttCCCAGTTAGTAAATTTCTCCACAACAACCCCAAGAAGGCAGAGGAAATAGTGTTGGGCCCAGGAGGTGGTGTTGGGATTGGGTGTGGTGTTGGATTGGGCTTTGGATTGGTTGGGGGAGTTGGCTATGGTGGCTGGCCCTGGAACCATTTGCAGCTGGTTATTGGGATTGGAATTGGTTGTGGTGTTGGTGTTGGGTTCGGATATGGGCAAGGGATTGGATATGGCTTTAGTTTGGAGTCCTTAGAGTCATACTTGTCTAAGCAGAGCTCTTCAGATTCAAAGAAGAGAGTTGTAATTGAGATATGA
- the LOC115965858 gene encoding uncharacterized protein LOC115965858 produces the protein MELIPKPVQGTLKRYWRRQRYQRLHGSKPVRKNVKITRFGGSPRRRVWRIRAVPKLRLKNFSPSKLWTKIKNAYMNMMVSLAGNVGSLNTSSVFGDKRIPKERQVSHVVYSTEEVENRLILEIYKALLASRELSTK, from the coding sequence atGGAGTTGATTCCAAAACCAGTTCAAGGTACCTTGAAGAGATACTGGCGAAGACAAAGATACCAACGACTCCATGGTTCCAAACCAGTCCGAAAGAACGTAAAGATTACGAGGTTCGGAGGCAGCCCACGAAGAAGAGTGTGGAGGATCAGAGCTGTTCCAAAGTTGCGCTTAAAGAATTTCTCACCTTCGAAGCTTTGGACCAAGATAAAGAATGCTTATATGAACATGATGGTTAGCTTGGCTGGCAACGTGGGTAGCTTGAATACTAGCAGTGTTTTCGGAGATAAACGGATCCCAAAGGAACGCCAAGTTTCTCATGTAGTTTATTCGACTGAAGAAGTTGAGAATAGGCTGATTTTAGAGATTTATAAGGCCTTGCTAGCTTCTCGTGAATTAAGTACCAAATAG